From the genome of bacterium:
GAATACCTGTCAGATTATTCTGGTGAATTCATACAGTCGGAAGCTCTGCGTGCCAAAAGAAGTCCTGCATTACTTTCAAAAAATCCCCTGATGCAACACTGGGAGAGCATCTGGTCTCCTGAGTACATGTTAGACAGAATTTACGAACTGCACCGCAAAGGGTATCCCCTCAACGCCAAATATGTGTACGAAAATGATCGCGCGTTTGAAGGTGCGGTCACGAAGTATTTTGGAAGTTGGGATGAGGCTTTAAAGAAGGCCGGCTTAGATGTGGAACAAATTCGCCTGCAGGACCGGAGAATTAAATATAACAGTGCCGATGTTATCGCTGAATTACGAAAGCGCAAGAGCTCCGGGTTACCTCTGAATCACCGCGCGCTTTATAAAGAGGACCTGCGCCTCTGCAATGCCGCCCACAGAATATTTGGCTCTTATTCAGCAGCTCTTGAGGCAGCCGGAATCGATCCGGAAAAGATCCGGATACGACGAAGGCCGTATAGCAAGTCAGATAGAGGAAAAGTGCTGCGGGCGATTCGAAAGACTGCATCGCTGTCTGAAGAGAAGCGAGCGCCGGCCATTCAGAGATTGCGTCGCGAGTACGGTAAAGTTGTTAGACGACTATTTCGCGGCTGGACGGCAGCAGCGAATGCTGCCGGTATGAAATACCGCGCCATTCATCCGAAAGATCATCGGGACTTAAGCAGTCGCAGCAAAGTGATACTAGCGTTAAAAAAAAGATTGAAAAGCAGGTTATCTCTTGTGCGTTATATCCTTAGAGAGGATGACCGCCGGCTTTTCAAAATGGTATTGAAATACTTTCAAAATTATTACGATTGTTATCCGCCTCTGGGCCTCTCAAGATCGCAAGTTAGAGGTCAGCGCCGCTATGCCAACCGTGACGAAACGATCGCCCAAATCCGAAAACGCTATTTTATGGGACTGGGAATTCACTCAAGAGACCTGGTATTCGGCCCATCGAGAGATTATGCGCTTTACAATAGCGTCATGAAGTTTCTGGGCGGATGGCCAAACGCGCTGAAAATAGCAGGAATCCTATCTGCCCCAAAGATCAAAAAGTAAGACTTCCAGAATGTGTTGACCTTCTCCGCTTATGTGAGTGCCCGGTGTGTATGGATAGGTGTCGAGTTTATATGTGATGGTGACTGGATTCTCTTCAATGATTTCGATGGAAGGAGTTATCGGGACGTTTGAGTATTCGGGAGATGCTCCGACGGCAATTACCGGAGGAACTGAATCGATGATGAAGGAAACCTGTATGGTTGATTCATTTCCGGCCAGATCGGTCGCCTTGATCGCAAGATTGTAGTTGCCTGATTGGCTGATTAATGGTTCCGCGTTCCACCGGTCTCTGCTGACTTCTGCCGCCTGGTCAGGATCGCTTTCGCTCTCCTCAGTTCGCTCCCGCGAACAGACGGCAGATCTCCCGAGGTAAGCTCGACTACCTTCCGTGCACAACCGCCGAATCTACGCTGATGCCCTTGATGGATATGGACTTCACGGTTCCAAGCCCGCTCGTCCGGCACCCACGCCTCATCCGGTTTTTGTTCATCGGCTCGCACTTTTGTTCCACGCTTCCTCCAGATGCAACCTCGCGGCTACACCCTTGCGCTTCTCTATCCTTCACCTCCATCAGGTTGGATCAGGGACTTGCACCCTGAAAATAGTCGAACATGCCCGGCACACCTGGAAGACAGCTTGCCCAAACTTGGTTTGGCGAAAAAAGATTGGAGAGGGAAGAAGCTTACGTGATTCTACGATCTTATTAGTAATTGCAAGCTGTATTTCAGACGTCTTTGCGAAAGGGCCGGCTCGGCAGTGCGGCTTTGCGGAGATTTCTGCAAAAGCAATGACAGCACGCTTTTTGTGCTGGCGTTGCTTTTGCTCCGCAAAGCGACAATTTTCTGCCGCGAAAGCGGAGGGCCGCCCTGAACGTGAGGCACAAGACTTTCCCTACCACCATAGAATCCGGATGAGCTAAATGCGGCAAAGCAAACGAGGACGACCGAAGGCATGTGCCTTGCTGAAACTTACCCTGTGAATGTGTCAACGCTCACGAAGATTTGACCCTTTTTCGCTCATCAGAATTGACCCACCCAAGAGAAAAAAATATTAGATAGTTCATTTCTCTGATTTTTCTTTTTTGCGTTTCACCTCCCTGACCGACTCTGGATCAGTTCCGGCCTGTCGTCTTTCTTTCATACGGTAGGAATCGCCCCGAATATTGATGACCGTGCAGCGATGAAGCAAACGATCCAATGCGGCGGAGGCCATTACAGCATCCCCGGCAAAAATCTCGCCCCAGTCGCTGAAGGCTTTGTTAGAAGTAAGAATTGTAGGACCGCTTTTTTCGTAGCGCTGCGAAATGACCTGAAAAAGCAGGCTCGCTTGTGTGGAATTGAAGGCTAAATATCCTACTTCATCGATCAGTAAAAGTTTGGGTCTGGTCATGTTATGCATTTCGCGGTGAACACGATTTTCAGCAAGGGCCTGCGAGAGTCGTCGGGCCAATTCGATTGCGGTAGTGAAGTAAATTCGATTACCAAGTTCAGCTGCCATAAGTGCCAGAGAAATTGCCAAATGAGTTTTTCCCACGCCCGGAGGTCCCAGGAAAACAATGTTTCTTCCTTCAGAAAGAAAACGTCCCGTAGCCAGTTCGTCAATCAAGCGGCTATCTAATCCAGGCTGGGCGGAAAAATCAAAATCCTGCAGTCTTTTTAGATAGGGCAAGTGCGAAAGCTGGATATTCAACTCAACCGTCTTGCGGTACCTTTCGGTCAGCTCACCTTCAAGTAGATAGCCCAAAAAATGACTGTAGGACCAAGCCCCGGCGGCTGCTTGCTGGGCCGCTGAATCCAGATGATCGGCCGCCACTTTCAACCCAAGCTTAATCAATCCAGCAGATGCTTTTTCTTCAAACGGTATGCTCATTTTGCCACCTCTTCGTAACCTGCAAGCGAGTGCGTTGCCACGGATTGGTCAAAAGTAAGGTCCCAGTGGGGAACCGGATCTTTTCTTGAACGGTTCAATGTGAATTTCCAAATCTCGGCTAACTGATCCGGTTGCGCGATGCAGGATCCCTGCTTTTGTGCGGCAGCGTGTTCAGCAATGATTAGATCGTTGCAGCGAATTGTGATTTTTCCATTCTGATGAACTACCAAAACGGTTTTTCCGATGTTTTCCGGAGGTACCCAATATCTGCTGCGCTCAAAACGAACGAAGCTTTCGCAATCCACTTTGCGCAGCGCCCGCTGCGCCATTTGATAGGGCGGAGCGGAAGTATAGGGAATCAAACTTTCTTCTGACAGCAGATCCACAGGACGTCTTTGTGTTGTGCTATGGATTCGCACATTTGCGGTGTGATCGAGCCAGTGAAGACCTTGCGCATTCAGATCCTCAAAATCAACAAAGCTTCTGCCGTTGAGAAAATTGTCCTTTACATAATCGACGCCGCGCTCCACTTTCCCTTTGGTCCGGGGCCAATAAGGCTTATGTGTTTTGGGAACGATTCCGTAATGATTGGCAAAATCCAGAAAGAGCGCATTCCATTCATTGGCACTGATCTTGATCTGCTTCATGTTGTCAAACAAAAGTGAGCGTGTCCAGCCGCCAAGATAACGGAACGCCGACAGATGGCAGTCGATCATGACCGGAAGTTTCATTGATGAAGTAAAACGCACATACATCATTCGTGAAAATCCAAGCACCATCACAAAAACGTACACGCGCACCAGCTGTCCGACCGAATTGGGAAACTGGCCGCAGTATCCCCAATCTACCTGCCCTTGCGCTCCTGGCGCAGTTTCGAAGCGAACCGTAGCCCTGGCTATCGCTTTTCTCCTTTGCCGAAAACCGTGTAGATAACGGCGCAGCGTTTGAATCGATCCGGTATACCCCATGGGGCGGATCTCCTGTAAGAGTCTTACCGCCGAAAGAGCACATTCCTCATATCGCCCTCGGATATAATCTTTGAATTCATCCAGTTTCGAGTCTCTTTCCGGTTTCGAAAACGCTGCCGGCTGAGTCTGCTGCAAAACCCTGCGAATTGTATTTCTTGATTGACCCGTCATTCGCTCAATCGCTCGTATCGAATGACCTTGATTCTTAAGATCTTTGATTTCCATCCATTGCTCCCATTTGATCATCCCCATTGCCTCCTGCTCCGGTATACCGGAACTAGAAACATTCTGGGGCCTAAAGGTTAAAAGGAGAATGGGTGGTCCCAGCCATCGGCCGACACCGTCTTGGGAAAAGCTCCGTTCGCTCGGGTAAAAAACACCCTCGCTCACTCCGCTTTCCCCAAGACACTCATCTGTTGACCACCCATAGGGGGGTCAAATCTAAATGAGCGTTAGTGGGTCATTTTTACATGAGCGTTTGCACCGGCAAAACACAGCGGATAAAACGCAAGGAAAAAGGAGGTAAATGATTGACCCGTTCCGGACACTCAATCTAAAATAACAACATCCAGTTCCGCACTGTCCTGAAAGTGTCCGGAATCACCGGAATCAGCGGCCGGTTTCACCGGAATACGCAACATCCCACAGCAGACTGGAGTTGTCAGCAGATTCTGCAGGCCACCTGGGACCATCCCGCGCCAAAGTATATTGTTTGCGATCGCGACAATAAGTTCGGCGGATCTTTCAGTAAGAATCTGAAAGATCGCCTCAATATCGAACTACTTCGCACTCCGTATCGAACGCCCACAGCAAATTCGCATTGTGAACGCCTAATCGGAACCCTCCGCCGGGAGTGCACCGATCATTTCATCTTCTTTGGCGAAAAGCACTTGCGAATCGTGCTCAAGGAATATGTCGATTACTACAACAACCTTCGTCCTCATCAGGGCATCGGCCAGCAGATCCCAGCAAGGTATGACCCGGCCAGAACCGAACCGGCACCCGCCTCCAGCGATGGCCAAGTCCGTTCTCGCCCCATCTTTAACGGCTTGCGTCATCATTATTATCGCGAAGTTGCCTGATCTTCTAAATCCATACTTGCCATATTTACAATCAGGATAACCTGATGATGCCATACCTCTATTTTATTTCACCTAATCTATTCGTAGATTCTCGTTTTGTGGCGCTACGTATCTAAATCCATCGCTTTCACTTAACCAAACTGCACCTTTCCTTCCTCATTGGCGTCTTTTTTCTGCCCGCTCAATTCTCACTTAAGGTTTCATAACCCCAAAATCTGCACTTTCCCTTAAGTAGCCAGCACAGTCCCGTGGCGAGCGGCTTGCCGCGCTTTCACCTGCACTGATCTTACTAATGGAGTAGAACTTGCCCCTTCAACCAAAGCTTGTTAGCAATTGCAAGGCGGATGCCACGGGCGCTTTGGCCGCAGCGGTGCGGCCATCGTCGATGACAGCTTCTTAGATCTTGCTTTCGGTGATCCTGGTATCCATCGTATCGATCACTTCCGAATGTATCTCAACAACAAACCATTCCAAAAACATCTCGTAGTCCCGTTTCTTCGGCCAGAACTTTGAATCTCTATACCATCCTTCTAATTCCTTCTTAAAAGTCGTCTGGTACATTCCTTGATATACTCGTGAGCTTCATCCTCCATGACATATTCTGGAATCAGAAACGCTGTAAAATCCTGTCTTGCTCTTAAATCGCGTAATGACAAAATTTTCTCGGAATCCAATCTACAATCGGCTGTCTCGGCTTAACGACTGCAACCGCACGATTGATGTAGTGCATTTAGAAACGCAAAGTTATCACCGCACTGATGTCGAAGCAGTGAAGTAAGCGAACGTTATAATGAAGAAGCACGCGCGCATCCGCGCTTATAGTGGAATTTATTTTCGCGAAACCCGCTTTTTCAAT
Proteins encoded in this window:
- a CDS encoding MucR family transcriptional regulator: MIVKQNQHLTKGKREICLKIRNLHFKGEPLNISAVQRLHPDLIRKVYAIQPFWGWARAITESGLDYQRIHTELLQTVSCKICEKELKSLTLHLPRHGVTSEEYLSDYSGEFIQSEALRAKRSPALLSKNPLMQHWESIWSPEYMLDRIYELHRKGYPLNAKYVYENDRAFEGAVTKYFGSWDEALKKAGLDVEQIRLQDRRIKYNSADVIAELRKRKSSGLPLNHRALYKEDLRLCNAAHRIFGSYSAALEAAGIDPEKIRIRRRPYSKSDRGKVLRAIRKTASLSEEKRAPAIQRLRREYGKVVRRLFRGWTAAANAAGMKYRAIHPKDHRDLSSRSKVILALKKRLKSRLSLVRYILREDDRRLFKMVLKYFQNYYDCYPPLGLSRSQVRGQRRYANRDETIAQIRKRYFMGLGIHSRDLVFGPSRDYALYNSVMKFLGGWPNALKIAGILSAPKIKK
- the istB gene encoding IS21-like element helper ATPase IstB, translating into MSIPFEEKASAGLIKLGLKVAADHLDSAAQQAAAGAWSYSHFLGYLLEGELTERYRKTVELNIQLSHLPYLKRLQDFDFSAQPGLDSRLIDELATGRFLSEGRNIVFLGPPGVGKTHLAISLALMAAELGNRIYFTTAIELARRLSQALAENRVHREMHNMTRPKLLLIDEVGYLAFNSTQASLLFQVISQRYEKSGPTILTSNKAFSDWGEIFAGDAVMASAALDRLLHRCTVINIRGDSYRMKERRQAGTDPESVREVKRKKEKSEK
- the istA gene encoding IS21 family transposase, producing MIKWEQWMEIKDLKNQGHSIRAIERMTGQSRNTIRRVLQQTQPAAFSKPERDSKLDEFKDYIRGRYEECALSAVRLLQEIRPMGYTGSIQTLRRYLHGFRQRRKAIARATVRFETAPGAQGQVDWGYCGQFPNSVGQLVRVYVFVMVLGFSRMMYVRFTSSMKLPVMIDCHLSAFRYLGGWTRSLLFDNMKQIKISANEWNALFLDFANHYGIVPKTHKPYWPRTKGKVERGVDYVKDNFLNGRSFVDFEDLNAQGLHWLDHTANVRIHSTTQRRPVDLLSEESLIPYTSAPPYQMAQRALRKVDCESFVRFERSRYWVPPENIGKTVLVVHQNGKITIRCNDLIIAEHAAAQKQGSCIAQPDQLAEIWKFTLNRSRKDPVPHWDLTFDQSVATHSLAGYEEVAK
- a CDS encoding transposase; the protein is MSGITGISGRFHRNTQHPTADWSCQQILQATWDHPAPKYIVCDRDNKFGGSFSKNLKDRLNIELLRTPYRTPTANSHCERLIGTLRRECTDHFIFFGEKHLRIVLKEYVDYYNNLRPHQGIGQQIPARYDPARTEPAPASSDGQVRSRPIFNGLRHHYYREVA